One genomic region from Solwaraspora sp. WMMD792 encodes:
- a CDS encoding O-methyltransferase, whose product MLRTARSLAEEVGLRPVSPDAGATLRLLAAAGNARAVVEIGTGTGVSGVWLLRGMRPDGVLTTIDVENEHQRMARRIFVEAGYATSRTRIITGRALDVLPRLADSVYDMVFVDGDSAEFGAIVDAALRLLRPGGILAVHGALAGGRIGDPAARDADTVAIRELVKSIREAEEWVPALLPAGDGLLAAVRR is encoded by the coding sequence GTGCTGCGTACCGCCCGAAGCCTGGCCGAGGAGGTCGGGCTGCGCCCGGTCTCGCCGGACGCCGGCGCGACGTTGCGGCTGCTCGCCGCTGCTGGCAATGCACGCGCTGTCGTCGAGATCGGCACCGGGACCGGGGTGAGCGGCGTGTGGCTGCTGCGCGGGATGCGCCCCGACGGGGTACTGACCACGATCGACGTGGAGAACGAGCACCAGCGGATGGCCCGGCGGATCTTCGTCGAGGCCGGCTACGCGACGTCGCGGACCCGGATCATCACCGGCCGGGCGCTCGACGTGCTCCCCCGGCTGGCCGACTCGGTGTACGACATGGTCTTCGTCGACGGTGACAGCGCCGAGTTCGGCGCGATCGTCGACGCGGCGCTGCGGCTGCTGCGCCCCGGCGGCATCCTGGCGGTACACGGGGCGCTGGCCGGTGGCCGGATCGGCGACCCGGCGGCGCGCGACGCCGACACGGTCGCCATCCGCGAACTGGTCAAGTCGATCCGGGAAGCCGAGGAGTGGGTGCCGGCGCTGCTGCCGGCCGGCGACGGGCTGCTGGCGGCGGTACGGCGCTGA
- a CDS encoding leucyl aminopeptidase family protein translates to MVLPVEPDPGSAGARLGPLPDQLALDGDRAELAGSAAELLTRTGHDGSAGEMQVLHRPRHSPYQVILVGIGAADEAGWRAAGAAVGGLLRRAAQPAAGPAAAQPAAGQCLVAVPPSAGPAAIRGFAEGCWLAGYRFTAPGESRPAASGESRPAADTDEAHDRLPVVLLAHPPTRAAEQALRYARATAAATCLARDLTNMPSSVKNPAWFAEQVVAAAADRSGLTVSVRGPAELAAEGFGALLAVGGGSAAGPRLVEIDWSPPHAGRHVVLAGKGITFDTGGISIKPVDGMKLMRKDMGGAAAVVATAVAAADLDLPVRLTVLVPLAENMVSGAAFRPGDVVRHYGGRTSETTNSDAEGRLVLADAISYAVSRFTPDYLVDLATLTGANAIALGRRTAALYSEDDDLAGALLDASAAAGEGAWRMPLHADYVEYLGSEIADLFSAPDRGAGSVVAALYLREFTGPLRDRWAHYDMSAPAWSDDDHAELTRGATGWGVRTLVRWLTALDAAA, encoded by the coding sequence ATCGTCCTGCCCGTCGAGCCGGACCCCGGGTCGGCCGGCGCACGGCTCGGACCACTGCCCGACCAGTTGGCGCTCGACGGCGACCGCGCGGAGCTCGCCGGGTCGGCCGCCGAGTTGCTGACCCGCACCGGGCACGACGGCAGCGCCGGCGAGATGCAGGTCCTGCACCGGCCCCGGCACTCGCCGTACCAGGTGATTCTGGTCGGGATCGGCGCGGCAGACGAGGCCGGCTGGCGGGCGGCGGGCGCGGCCGTCGGCGGGCTGCTGCGCCGGGCTGCCCAACCGGCCGCCGGGCCGGCCGCCGCCCAACCGGCCGCCGGGCAGTGCCTGGTCGCCGTACCACCGTCGGCGGGTCCGGCGGCGATCCGCGGGTTCGCCGAAGGTTGCTGGCTGGCCGGCTACCGGTTCACCGCGCCGGGCGAGTCCCGACCGGCCGCGTCGGGCGAGTCCCGACCGGCCGCAGACACCGACGAGGCGCACGACAGGCTGCCGGTGGTGCTGCTCGCCCATCCGCCCACCCGGGCGGCCGAACAGGCGTTGCGGTACGCCCGGGCGACCGCCGCCGCCACCTGCCTGGCCCGGGACCTGACCAACATGCCGTCCTCGGTCAAGAACCCGGCCTGGTTCGCCGAGCAGGTCGTCGCCGCGGCGGCCGACCGGTCCGGGCTGACCGTCTCGGTGCGCGGCCCGGCGGAACTGGCCGCCGAGGGGTTCGGCGCGCTGCTGGCGGTCGGCGGCGGTTCGGCGGCGGGCCCCCGCCTGGTGGAGATCGACTGGTCCCCGCCGCACGCCGGGCGGCACGTGGTGCTCGCCGGCAAGGGCATCACGTTCGACACCGGCGGGATCTCGATCAAGCCGGTGGACGGGATGAAGCTGATGCGCAAGGACATGGGCGGGGCGGCCGCGGTGGTCGCCACCGCCGTCGCCGCTGCCGACCTGGATCTGCCGGTCCGGCTGACCGTGCTGGTTCCGCTCGCCGAGAACATGGTCAGCGGGGCGGCGTTCCGCCCGGGTGACGTGGTGCGGCATTACGGCGGGCGGACCAGCGAGACCACCAACTCCGACGCCGAGGGCCGGCTGGTGCTGGCCGACGCGATCAGCTACGCGGTCAGCAGGTTCACCCCGGACTATCTGGTCGACCTGGCCACCCTCACCGGCGCGAACGCGATCGCCCTGGGCCGGCGTACCGCCGCGCTGTACAGCGAGGACGACGACCTGGCCGGAGCGCTGCTCGACGCCTCGGCGGCGGCCGGCGAGGGGGCGTGGCGGATGCCGCTGCACGCCGACTATGTCGAGTACCTGGGTAGCGAGATCGCCGACCTGTTCAGCGCCCCGGACCGGGGGGCCGGCTCGGTGGTGGCCGCGCTCTACCTGCGCGAGTTCACCGGGCCGTTGCGCGACCGCTGGGCGCACTACGACATGTCCGCCCCGGCCTGGTCCGACGACGACCACGCCGAGCTGACCCGGGGCGCCACCGGCTGGGGGGTACGGACGCTGGTGCGCTGGCTGACCGCGCTCGACGCGGCCGCATGA
- a CDS encoding DUF3117 domain-containing protein, whose amino-acid sequence MAAMKPRTGDGPLEVTKEGRGIVMRVPLEGGGRLVVEMTPDEANALGDALKAAAG is encoded by the coding sequence ATGGCGGCGATGAAGCCGCGGACGGGCGACGGTCCGCTGGAGGTCACCAAGGAGGGCCGGGGCATCGTCATGCGGGTTCCGCTGGAGGGTGGGGGTCGACTCGTCGTCGAGATGACACCGGACGAGGCCAACGCGCTCGGTGATGCGCTGAAGGCCGCCGCAGGCTGA